tgagactgccatcccaaagtgggataagaaagagcaagatctgctagataaaggcatcgtacctgaaccactccgtgatgagtgggaattgagagcaagaaattggttccttgcgcatggtggttcgtacgatgaaaaaacaggggacctcatctgtagtgacggtcttaggatacccagggagaattggaaaaggatagtgaaagaaattaaggagggaaaaagaaagttcactgcagatagagaaaacgatttgctcacactggtcctcggcaatgacgaacatggaggacgaacgcgaggcttcggtccttcttacccgtggtggcttgggtttgccagagaccaagacacttacagaagccgagagagagcaaagaagcggcagcaggatgaggagaatgacaagttcaaccagttgcttgccaggattaacgagcaacagaagcagactaatgagcttagaggagtagcacgCCACGAAGATCctacacttgatattaccggcgccccatctacgcGGAAAAGCAgcttggctgaatctgaggcccccccccggcgatgcacgaagaatgatagagggtggtcccggctaccccgtggatggaatcaaggagtcaacatcatgtgaactccatcagaaattcaagaacatatccatgaaggtggccgtcggacaagctttaccttctggccctgatgcacgctggcatggccgtgagattccagctggctttgctaaagtcggggtggatgaaatcatggcggggtttcatgatatggagctcgacatagctggacccgaagatgagaggacactcggagaagtactgggtggagtcatcctatgggacaagaactacatcaagcttccaggctcggccccaaggacaacaccgcctccgagtcgtcgcaggtcacctacacctctattacctccaagccctccacatgacgtcggccagcacaacacgagtctatCTCGATCACCactgccggacttgggtcgtctgtctccgccgccgcccgctccggatactaagcgggagcgtgccaccaagaacgctccgtcgacgatttctaagcgacggagccccccaaagcgcaaacggtcgcccctcccaaaggtacctcatgctaatcttcctatcagaccttatgatcgtacccccgaggaaaacgccaggatagcaaaggaacatcatgatgcgcagatgaaaaagaaggaacccgagccccgcccggaatacaccgagaagcaaatagcatttgcaaaatacttcacgacccttccatcacagtatgactaaaccataagcctgatgactatacatgcacattgcagaaggaagtcaaaaagagcagatcacgtgcaagtgcaagtgggagcaaatcaagttcaactacaagcaagaaaaaatcagacgttcctcagcttggacaacatgccaaacagtcgatcccacccctcaaggtgttaaccgagaatgttcccctccggtgcaggggcaagcttttgaaatagcaaagaagtgggcggctgaatggggtgtctcggttgaagatgttctggcttcccaagacgacaggttacccaaggctgtggtgcccctaagccacagtttgtcatgggagagcctttggtcagcaaagataatctcccaacaaatatgcgttacttgcatacatggtacttaagtgaatcaaagaatgggagaacgatgatcgtgttgagtgtcccacgggagtactacggccgccctaaagaaatccatatcaactttgatgaactcttccagatgtacaatggcgacgccctcgataaatcgcttatgagttgctattgtgtgtaagtttttcaatttgttgtctacatataacttgtttagttatttcaattcattgtctacatataacttgtactctattatgcagaatgaagattctggattgtaaaagtaagaacatcctaaatattgggtttattgacccagataaaatacatatagcgacgctaactgataaacccaaggagacggaggaaaaccttctaaggtttctaacagatcaaaatttctgtgaccacatactgtttccatacaacttcaggtgagggtctttactctgttgtgtccattcacttataagtgtaattgataagttactgacacatatatatatatatacatgtgcagctttcattggattctgttggacattcaaattgataagggaagagttgatgccttcgacccattatcgagacccttggaacagttccaaagcctgcaggacatgctccaagggtaatttcaatcattcttgcgctctatcggtctctttcgatgattttatgatatatcaattaatgaaaaacttagcaaatcattatccttgtcgggcagggtttggaagcggttcaagtgcgtgactcccggtaactttcctgataagctgacctttagagcggctcacgtaagtagtagtatgatatacttctattttcaatacatttatgatgctagattattattttgattatatatattctattctcgtaaagtgcgaccagcagccacggggaacgcatctatgcggatactatgtttgcgagaccattcgcacattTACCTTTgaacacaaggatcacagattcgacgtaagcaatgaacattcacacctctatttttacccgccattctttgttatcatgattgatattcatattcatctcctcttcttatatagtacacggccatgaggacgaaggtcctaccagagcaacgcgcgattgctgttgcagaggagcttgcgacctttctgaggacggaagctatagatgacaaaggacgatttagtgtagctaggggccattactgatgttcgtccatgtaatcgaatagacgggctctattcccgataattcagatctccatataattgtatatatatgctcgcttgtaagataagttaatcttatatatatatatacataattatttctatttaaattatatgaaaactaattcccgaacaccaaacgaggcatcacgttaatctcccgaacacctaaaccctaaaaccctaaaacccaaaaataatttcattcaaaaaataacccaaaaataagcaaaatctgaaactctttagtcccggtccgtgtaacgaaccaggactaaaggtcctgcccctcgggcgctacgaggcgcccacgtggagcacctttagtcccggcttgtaacagagcggggactaaaggttaggcctttagtcttgtccctttagtcccggttgatgaaccgggactaaagccccttacgggccggggctaaaggccccgtccccactaattAGCCTTATCTTCAATAACTAACTATTTCTGAAAACATGATGAGACATATTGTACTAAGAGGTCACCTCTTGTTCTCTCTTAAATATAAAAAAGACAAACCTTTTTTATGAGTTCTCTctcctccatcacatcatttatcCTACATGGCACTACTAAGATAACACCATTGTACATGTCCTTAGAGCCTATATTTTTCCAAATGTGGCATCTTTATATTTGGTTCACACGTCTTATATTTGGTTCACACGTCTTAAtctttatttgttttgttttgtataAATCTTAACAATTTTTTATAAAATTAGAGTGTCACGTAGACGTAGTGTGCTGTGTGGAGGTTAGAGTGTTCGCCCACACGATCCGCATCGCACAGTTGCGAGCTGCGCCATGTGGATGAACATGTCCTCGCACACACGGACACTATCTATTCCATGTCATGTGGGTTAACTGCTCTTCGCCCACACGTTAATAGGTGGAAACTATAGTTGTGCATATGTGGCAACTAGTTAATCACACACTACAACTACGGTTGAGCATATATGACAACTATAATTAGACCACAGTGGCAACTAGTTAATCACATATGGCAACTATGATTGACCATACAGACTACTATAGATTGACCACACGTGACAACTACCGTTAATTAGACATGGCAAATATAGTTAACAAAAACAAAGAAGTTGCCATGTTTTACAACTAAAGTTGCCACCAATGGGTAACTAAAGTTGTCAGCAAAAAGTGGCAGGGCGCAATTACTTCGTACCACACGTGCGGGATGGGGATGAGTAATTATTGTTTGACGTGTGGCACGAAGTAATTACGCCCAGACGTGTAGGAAGATCTAACATTCGCCCACGCAGAACCGTGTGGGCTGCTTCTTGGGTGTGCTATACAAGGTGTGTGGTCGGATATCCATTATGCTACTGGTATGATGAATATCACGACCCTATATTTTTGGGTTCTCTTTCTATTTAGTTCTGGTTTAGTCCGTTAACTTGGTTTTCTATTCCTTTTCTTTGTTTTTCCTAGTTTCATTCATAGCTCTGTTTGTTTGTGTTTTCTTCCTTGCTATTGCTATTGAGTTTTGGTAGTTTTTTCTTCCTTTTAATTCTTCTTCccagtttctttttctttttccttgtgCCCtagaatttttattttctttgaaaTTACGAAAAACACAGTTCTTGCATGATATGAAATTTTCCTCATAATATAGGATGAACATCTCTTCAcacacatgatgattttttaaTACACATAGTGAACCTTTTCGTAACTGAGGGTGACTTTTTAATTACAATACGCATTTATTTTAATACATGAACTTTTTAAATCATGTATTTCATCATATTCATAATTTTCCTTATTCTCATATTTATAGAAAAAATCCTATTAAATTTAAAAATATACAATTATTATTAAACAAAAATGGATTTATGGCAAATGAAAATTAGAAATGTATGGACTAAAATAATTTTTCAGATATTACTAAAATATATTTATGTAAATATATATGAAGAAAAATACATCTTAAAAACGTGCTTGTTTTTATGCGAGAAAATTGGCTATTTGCCACTTTGAATATGTGGCTTTGCAAAAATGCCATAATCAAGATGGGGTTCACAAAATTATCACCCAGACCGTGGACACTTTGATTACCATGCCATTATTCCTTTTCAACTGATTTCCGTTTCCTTTTTCCATTTACAAGCAATGAAAAGGACCATAGTGCCATGGCTATGTACATGTACTGGTTTTATAGATTAGTGTACACGTACTTGATCGCATCCTGTAGGCACTAGGCAGTACGATTAGCGTTTTGCAGCCGGCCGAGGACACCGCGCGCAGCTGCCAATCGCCGCCGGTTTGATGCTGGTTGCCTCTATTAGGAATAGAATTAGAGCACTGGTTAATGCCACGTGCTAATTAAGGAACCGACTTAAGAACCGACTATGTATTCTTTAACTGACAGATATTTAAAGTGGTAAATATCCAATTTTCTCGTTTTTGTGCAGCAGCGGCGACGGCGAGTGCTACAACTCAGCACATGACGGCCATGACTGACTGAAGCTGCGATGTAGCGTGGGATGTGAGGCGGTGCACTCCGACAGTGCTTCAATGCAGCCGCGGCGACGCTCAATTACGGCCCACGACATGGGATGAATCAAGGTTGTGCTGGCGATCGTCTCCTCCTCTGCTGCAGGTTGTGGGCTTGCCTCTACTCTGCTGCGTGATGAAAtcgaaaggagaaaagaaaaacaagaaatggGTGAAGCATGGGCTACGTGGGAAAGATAAGGTGGAGGGGGCGAAGAAGGGGTTCGGCTCCTGTGCAGTGGAGCTATTACAGCACGGGTGCTGTAGGGGTGCAGTACATCAACCGTTTATTCCAATCTGACCGCTCTTATTTTCCCCCTTGATTCTTTAAATAAGAAAGCTTTATGTTTCCGGATAAGTACTTCCATAGACATTGCACACCACACACTAACTGGATTAGAGAGCAGGTAGATTGATGGAGGGGCGAGTAGACGGCCTCGCCGCCGGCAAAGGTTCGGCTCTCCAGCCAAACCTACTCCCTCCCCGAGCAACGGTCCGGCGGCTGGACCTCCATGCCCGCGTGCTGCGCCGTGGCCTATCCCCAACTTCCTAGGATCCGTCGCCGTCCCTGGGTTCACCCGCCAATGTCGTGGACGGCAGCTACTTGGGCGCCGTTAACCCTCCCTAGGCTGTGCCGCCCGGCGCCATCCACCTCGACAAAATTTGGACGCTTCCTCCCGCGACGGGGATCTGACGGACACCCATGCCGCCGCCGTCAAAGAGGAGCGAGCTATTCTTCCCTCTCTCTGGTGCGTGGGTGCCCGCCCCTGCGGGCGCTTCTGGAGCTCGCTAGAGGCACATGTAAGTACGTGGCTGTCTTCTACCTTGTAGTGTGTAGCAGTACAGTCGTGGTCTCATTCTTCATAtggattttggcatggttctgactaGCAAATTTCCAGAATAATGTAAATCAGTTTTTGATGATCTTAAATCTATTGCTCAAGTCGTTGCTGCTTCGCACATCAACAAAACTATGTGCTACTCTGCTTTTATTTTTCCTCACTTTAAAACAGTTAAACAGATACAAAGGATGTTGTCTCTGTCTTTTCCTTAAGTGCTAAACACATCACAAATAAAATGAATTACTAGCTGCAGTTCATGGCTGTAGTTGAGGTTGATCTAGCAAGACAACATATCACAAATGCATGACTGTCCTCTCATATCTCTATGAAAGTATTGTCATATCCTTGGAAAATATGAATTATTTTCTAAGTCCCAAATATCATCAGCTTCACTCTGCAAATTAAAGAGAGATATAACTGATTAGACAAAAAACCATATTGCTTACCAATGTATTCTAGGAGTTTTGGACATGATAAATGGAATACCGTCAATAAACGAGCATAGTACCCATATTCTTGCAAACCATCTGCATTTGTTTCACTCATTTTCTGTATAGGAGCTTCGCATTGTGTTACTGGAATGTGCTTTGCTCCTCTCTATGCAAAAAATAAATCATAATAAATATTAGCTGAGTTACTAGTAAATCTGTAGGCTGTTGAGACATGTGATGCGAAATTTACGGCAGAAGATTGTTTTGGGGGTATGACTTTAGCtgtccctttttttccttttactcGGATGTTGCTTCTCAAGCCATGATATCTTGTTTTTTGAAGTCTTCTTCTGAATTTCCTTTTTCTTTAGGCAAGCAGTCTGCAAACAAATGTTCGGTTCTTGAGATATAGCTTCAGTTCTGCACACAGTAGTAGGTGCTTTGTCTTCAACTTGCTTCCTAAGAATCTTCAAAGTATCGTCTACTAATTTTATGCACTCTTCAGATGCAACTGCTTGGGAAGCTATGTCAAGGAAGTCATGCATGAAAAACTTCAATTGTTGCCTATCTTCCGATCTAGGATCTTCCAAAACAATGTTTCCATGGCTGTTTTGAATAGTGCCACTTCGTGCTTCTCGAGTCCATCGCTTCAAAATATATTGGCCTCTAGGTAATTTTTGAGGTGTGTAAACTTTGCTAGCTTGTATTATTGTAGGAGTTCTTATTCTAACTCTAGGTAATTTTTTTTCTAGACTCATATTCCTCatttacctctttgtctctctttccTTGCACAGTCCTTTCTACATGCTTGAAAAAACGAAGAATGTCAAGATTGGACTTCAAATAGTCTTTCAAGTCACTATTCAAGCTCTCACTTAATTGTGTGCTTTTCATGCCTAGAGTGTAAGCATTCCTCATGTAACATCTTGCCCATTTCTCTTTTACTTTATTGATACTGTCCAACCAAGTCTGTGTATCCACATTGATTCTTATGGCAGTGAAAGCTTCTTCAAAGGCTTcctctgtaatgccccaagagtgtatctttccctttttggaaccttctctatgtgggtccaccttgtcattgatatgagagagctcaatgcatatgatttcatgtgatgtcaccttgtttattcttcctttgcatgcatgcattccatatcattccatgtaTTGTGTTTGGtgccttgtgatcttatgtgatGGTGTGATGATAGGTGGTGTGATGTGTTGTTGCTATGTATGAAGTGGGTGTAGCTTGTAGTAGGGAGTATCCAAGTTGCTTTGCACTAgagtttcaaaaccatctccctCTCTTTTACCTCAAGCCCAAATATTCTTTTGCTCCTTCTCTGTTTTATAAATGCCCATGGTTTaggatattttgtggtggatttgagatgtggattttgctgttttgaaaaggtgttttaaaggtgcaaataattacaaaacagatccaataatactgttttgtaaatattaagTTGCTCAAAATATTCCTTTTataatttattcaaataggttataTTTTCTTATGACCATGGGTGTGCTagctttatttttagcatctataGTTTAGCATGTGTTTTATTTGCTTTCTCAGGTTATTTGAAATTGGATAAAACTCCAGGAGTTTTATTTCTCTATCTGGCGCTactagtgggctccctcccactagtAGGCCCATCCTTCCCTCTCTTCTGGCGCAGCAGCCCAGCTAGCGCGTCCCTCTTCTTCATCAGACGGCGTCCCTTCCCCCGCGTTGCTTTCCGTCAGGGCTACCGAGAGAGAGAGCACGAGAGATGACGGCGTCGTCCCGTCGAAGCCCCCCCATAAAGCATTGGCGTCCATGCCCCCCTTTCCCTAGGGTTCCGCATCCCCTCTTTGCGCCGTCGCCACCTCCTtccatctccctccatctctccttccccctcaGGTAAGGGCTCTATAGCTAGGTTGCAGAGAGAGGTAGTGCCCCGCGACGTCCTCagcgtctccggcgccggccatcATGTCCGAGGCCTCGGGAGAGGTGCCCGCtccccattcccgtcctcggtgaggccggggagcgacctgACCGACGGGCAGCTCCTCGTCAACGGCGTGCACCCGGTGTTCTTCCTCCCCTGTGTCGGTTCTGCACTACGCCCTGCATCTTCTTCAGATCGCATCTTCTTCCGGCTTCTTCCCGATCGAtcgccttcttcttccttccccgaGGTGAGCTAGCCTCCTCCTCCCTTCACCCTCGATTAGATCAGGCCTAGGGCTCGTCGGCATACCTCTGTCCCGAGAGGGTTTGACAGATGCAGTGCATGTGTTGCTGCATGTGTCGTGTGTGGCGTGCTCCGTAGATGCAAAGCAGAGCAGAGGCTTTCCCTTGGAGCGCAGTGGTAGCAGTAGTAGATCTCCCCCTCAGGTAGTAGCAGTAGCTAGCTCAGGATGCGCCGGTGGTGTTCTCTGCCGCCGGCTTCTCTCTGTGCTCAGAGCAGAGCAGGGAAGCCTGGTAGTATACCTAGTATACCCCCTGTGTTCAGTCAAGTCCCCGTAGCGTATCAAGTGGTTGCAAtgcatggtgttgtgtgtgttGGCCCGAGGGCGTGGGTTTGAGTCCGAGGGTTAGCATCCCccctttttgattttgttttcggCAGTGCATAGCAGTTCAGTGACAGGTTAGCTTGGTTGCACcccctgttctgtcgagcaaGGGCATCTAGCAGGGTGGTGTGTAGCTGTGTTGTGTTACAGGGGGTCTGGGGTTCGACTCCTCCCCTGacctttatttttttgttgcatttaTTTCCTGTTTTAGCATTTCTTGTTGCATACTTGATGTGGCATGCTAGGTTAGATTAATCGGTTTTGTTGCTTGCCTCTAACAGTAGGTTGTGGCTGTTATTTTTGCTAGCAAGTAGTGAATGCATGTGTAGGTTATGTGGTGTATGTATGTTTAAGTTTATGTggtgtgtgtgcaccttgtgagtGCATGGCACCAAGTGATGATGCTtatgtgatgtgtgtgtgtgaaacTTATGTGCATGATGGGAGTTGAGCTCATGCACTAATTGTGTAagagtgtggtgtatgtgtgtgtgtgggtttccacccccccccccccacatatcatgtgtgtgtgttagtggctcatgtgtgtgagtgtgtgcttgtgtgtgtgtgtcccacACATGCCCTAGGCTTGGtgagccttggatgagcactagaGCATGTTTATATGTGTAGGGGTATAGATGATGTGGTGCCATCTAATGTGTGTGTCCTCATTAGCATATGTAGGTGTTGTCACGCTTGTGCTTATTGTATGTGTGTgagaatggtgatgtgctatggcacacctaCATGAGGtaaaaaccctcatgtcaccattggacttgtgaaagtgtgcaagagcttgtgtaggtgttgttctagtgaatagcacttgTGATGAGGCATTATTCACtccatgtgattccatgtagcttttcttttctagtttgtgcccatttattCCATGCAAGTGcttatgttttatatatggttttggggtagaatcatcccaggaatccattggtgaggtTAGTTTTGCCTTTGGgacactttctggagatgacatatttcagatttgttctatgtttggagcttggt
This genomic stretch from Hordeum vulgare subsp. vulgare chromosome 6H, MorexV3_pseudomolecules_assembly, whole genome shotgun sequence harbors:
- the LOC123406107 gene encoding uncharacterized protein LOC123406107 isoform X1, coding for MPACCAVAYPQLPRIRRRPWVHPPMSWTAATWAPLTLPRLCRPAPSTSTKFGRFLPRRGSDGHPCRRRQRGASYSSLSLVRGCPPLRALLELARGTCKLLRHVMRNLRQKIVLGASSLQTNVRFLRYSFSSAHSSRCNCLGSYVKEVMHEKLQLLPIFRSRIFQNNVSMAVLNSATSCFSSPSLQNILASSPFYMLEKTKNVKIGLQIVFQVTIQALT
- the LOC123406107 gene encoding uncharacterized protein LOC123406107 isoform X2, giving the protein MPACCAVAYPQLPRIRRRPWVHPPMSWTAATWAPLTLPRLCRPAPSTSTKFGRFLPRRGSDGHPCRRRQRGASYSSLSLVRGCPPLRALLELARGTCKCNCLGSYVKEVMHEKLQLLPIFRSRIFQNNVSMAVLNSATSCFSSPSLQNILASSPFYMLEKTKNVKIGLQIVFQVTIQALT